One genomic segment of Sander lucioperca isolate FBNREF2018 chromosome 10, SLUC_FBN_1.2, whole genome shotgun sequence includes these proteins:
- the thrap3a gene encoding thyroid hormone receptor-associated protein 3 isoform X1 gives MSRSTKSASRSRSRSRSRSKSRSTSRSRSRSRSRSRKRHYRSRSRTRSRSHSPSHNREKKYPRGYQNTREFRGYHRGFRRPYNFRGRGRGYFQRGRYQRGGGGGGYNNNNNNNYFRPNWKNYKQYPQQQQQQNHSRGRSHNFQQRSGSPTRGHSHHSDRSSSPLSRHSQHSSSSSHSSSPKCRPALLLTNQNSKDVKEELSASKEIQKGGGGDTEPVELVGVLAGDAKEGAGSGKTEGNWQGLTDCSSSPKRTSPLASAAVSVGHNSQTTNQSSPSPKVTNDISNGAPSWKMVSSSSKTKKPSHEGLNPMLSSFDFFSNEEYLDGDKTAISIAFRQFLEEQNKKSKAWGNGKNTEANDVDMEQGKANGKASANIPDSASRKHKEDNDGEVSLNSFLKASPFLSADGEEEEELIIRPHSKSLHKDWRNGDESSKLKIKVSHSARELFDECFGKWQNVAHSQVANSDVDAMAEDIYFSRKRDKAAAISAALAKRELAGKFEDLSPDVGGKARKMAKSPSIPSPTPPPWRNSDKELRGEDSPFMTSRKQEAKLNVRMDFLGDSLMSSSDILAEERQLSQDLVQSSKKDQEFRSIFQHVQAAPLQRSPSELFAQHIVTIVHHIKAQHFPSSEMTLNERFTMYQRRAAEKEMMKTRKSPEIHRRIDVSPRAFKKHSQLFEAMKSSEDGTYKDGGEKLKGDPMDLRLDIERRKKYSIHDSGYNQDRGQDVGDSPDSSRERSVEKSSKCRETSKKSKKKRSRSSSSSSSSSSKSQKEDLPHSKSDPKDKGFNRATLGQTESLGPVEGEKPRGGFQVRIRGRSWNRGNYQGNSSHGTNTTANVAVQPKNEDWDPEYTPKSRKYYLHDDREREAECKWLDNRGRGRGSFSRGRARFIIRKATGGPNTNSPKWAHDKFHINREQDNAQEEEIEPDHKERQIDRTNT, from the exons ATGTCCAGATCCACAAAATCAGCCTCGAGGTCTCGGAGCCGCTCAAGGTCCCGGTCAAAATCCCGCTCCACCTCTCGCTCCAGAAGTCGCTCCAGATCCCGGTCCAGGAAGCGCCACTACCG CTCTAGGTCTCGGACACGGTCAAGATCTCATTCTCCATCTCATAACCGGGAGAAGAAATATCCGAGGGGATACCAGAACACTCGCGAGTTCCGGGGCTACCACCGCGGCTTCCGGAGGCCGTACAACTTCAGGGGCCGAGGGCGGGGCTACTTTCAACGTGGACGCTACCAGCGTGGTGGTGGGGGTGGTGgctataacaataacaacaacaacaactacttCCGCCCCAACTGGAAGAATTACAAGCAGTACcctcaacaacagcagcagcaaaaccATTCACGAGGACGCTCCCACAACTTCCAGCAGCGCTCAGGAAGCCCCACTCGTGGTCACTCTCACCACTCTGACCGATCCTCGTCGCCATTATCCAGACACTCgcagcattcttcctcttcctcacacTCCTCCTCTCCCAAATGCAGGCCAGCCTTGTTGCTGACGAACCAAAACTCCAAAGATGTGAAAGAGGAGCTCTCGGCCTCCAAGGAGATCCaaaagggaggagggggagataCGGAGCCAGTGGAGCTTGTCGGAGTGTTGGCAGGAGATGCTAAAGAAGGCGCAGGAAGTGGGAAAACTGAGGGGAACTGGCAGGGCCTAACAGACTGCAGCAGCAGTCCAAAGAGAACGAGTCCTTTGGCAAGTGCTGCTGTTAGTGTTGGCCACAACAGCCAAACTACGAACCAGTCTAGTCCTTCCCCTAAAGTCACAAATGACATCAGCAATGGCGCCCCCTCCTGGAAGATGGTGTCTAGTTCATCCAAAACAAAAAAGCCCTCACATGAAGGTCTAAATCCAATGCTTTCCAGCTTTGACTTCTTCTCCAATGAGGAATACCTGGATGGAGATAAAACAGCAATCTCCATTGCCTTCAGACA GTTTTTGGAGGAGCAAAATAAGAAATCTAAAGCTTGGGGAAATGGCAAGAACACAGAAGCAAATGATGTGGATATGGAACAAGGGAAAGCGAATGGCAAAGCATCCGCAAACATCCCTGACTCggcgtcaagaaagcacaaagAGGACAATGATGGTGAGGTGTCTCTGAACAGCTTTTTGAAAGCTTCTCCTTTTCTGTCTGCGGacggggaggaagaggaggagttgATAATCAGGCCTCATTCAAAGTCACTTCACAAAGACTGGCGCAATGGGGACGAGTCCTCTAAGCTAAAGATCAAGGTATCTCACTCAGCCCGGGAACTGTTTGATGAATGCTTTGGCAAATGGCAGAATGTGGCCCATTCACAGGTAGCTAACAGTGACGTTGACGCCATGGCAGAGGACATATATTTCAGTCGAAAGCGGGATAAAGCGGCGGCGATTTCTGCTGCCCTCGCCAAGAGGGAGTTGGCAGGAAAATTTGAGGACCTGTCCCCAGACGTGGGTGGTAAAGCCAGGAAGATGGCAAAATCTCCCTCCATCCCATCTCCTACACCCCCACCATGGAGGAACTCTGACAAAGAGCTCAGGGGAGAGGACTCACCTTTCATGACCTCCAGAAAACAGGAAGCAAAATTAAATGTCAGAATGGATTTCCTTGGAGATAGCCTGATGAG cTCTTCTGATATTTTAGCTGAGGAGCGACAGTTGTCTCAGGATCTTGTGCAGTCCTCAAAAAAGGATCAGGAATTTCGCTCCATCTTTCAACATGTTCAGGCTGCTCCGTTACAGAGGAGTCCCTCTGAGCTGTTTGCTCAACACATTGTCACCATCGTTCACCACATTAAAG CTCAGCACTTTCCATCCTCTGAAATGACTCTAAACGAGCGATTCACCATGTACCAAAGACGAGCTGCAGAGAAGGAAATGATGAAAACCAGAAAAAGCCCAGAAATACACAG GAGAATTGATGTTTCACCAAGAGCTTTTAAGAAACACTCTCAACTTTTTGAGGCGATGAAAAGCTCAGAAGATGGCACTTACAAG GACGGCGGGGAAAAACTGAAAGGTGACCCGATGGACCTTCGTTTGGATATTGAGCGCCGTAAAAAATATTCCATCCATGACAGTGGTTACAATCAGGATCGGGGACAAGATGTGGGAGATTCCCCAGATTCTAGTAGAGAGAGATCTGTGGAAAAGTCCTCTAAATGCCGCGAGACATCAAA GAAAAGTAAGAAGAAGCGCTCTCGCTCAAGTTCGTCCTCATCTTCCTCGTCCTCTAAGTCCCAAAAAGAAGATTTGCCCCACAGCAAGTCTGACCCCAAAGATAAAGGCTTTAACAGGGCCACACTGGGTCAAACAGAGTCACTAGGACCAGTTGAAGGAGAAAAGCCACGTGGAGGATTT CAAGTCCGTATTCGTGGAAGGAGCTGGAACAGAGGCAATTATCAGGGAAATTCTTCACATGGTACCAACACCACGGCAAATGTGGCTGTACAGCCAAAAAATGAAGACTGGGACCCAGAGTACACTCCCAAGAGCAGGAAATATTACTTG CACGATGACAGAGAACGGGAGGCGGAGTGCAAGTGGTTGGACAACCGAGGGCGAGGACGGGGAAGCTTCTCACGTGGAAGGGCACGATTCATCATCCGCAAAGCCACTGGGGGCCCCAACACCAATAGCCCCAAATGGGCCCATGACAAGTTCCACATCAACAGGGAGCAAGATAATGCACAGGAAGAGGAGATAGAACCGGACCATAAAGAAAGACAAATCGACAGAACGAATACTTGA
- the thrap3a gene encoding thyroid hormone receptor-associated protein 3 isoform X2: MQKHTCSRSRTRSRSHSPSHNREKKYPRGYQNTREFRGYHRGFRRPYNFRGRGRGYFQRGRYQRGGGGGGYNNNNNNNYFRPNWKNYKQYPQQQQQQNHSRGRSHNFQQRSGSPTRGHSHHSDRSSSPLSRHSQHSSSSSHSSSPKCRPALLLTNQNSKDVKEELSASKEIQKGGGGDTEPVELVGVLAGDAKEGAGSGKTEGNWQGLTDCSSSPKRTSPLASAAVSVGHNSQTTNQSSPSPKVTNDISNGAPSWKMVSSSSKTKKPSHEGLNPMLSSFDFFSNEEYLDGDKTAISIAFRQFLEEQNKKSKAWGNGKNTEANDVDMEQGKANGKASANIPDSASRKHKEDNDGEVSLNSFLKASPFLSADGEEEEELIIRPHSKSLHKDWRNGDESSKLKIKVSHSARELFDECFGKWQNVAHSQVANSDVDAMAEDIYFSRKRDKAAAISAALAKRELAGKFEDLSPDVGGKARKMAKSPSIPSPTPPPWRNSDKELRGEDSPFMTSRKQEAKLNVRMDFLGDSLMSSSDILAEERQLSQDLVQSSKKDQEFRSIFQHVQAAPLQRSPSELFAQHIVTIVHHIKAQHFPSSEMTLNERFTMYQRRAAEKEMMKTRKSPEIHRRIDVSPRAFKKHSQLFEAMKSSEDGTYKDGGEKLKGDPMDLRLDIERRKKYSIHDSGYNQDRGQDVGDSPDSSRERSVEKSSKCRETSKKSKKKRSRSSSSSSSSSSKSQKEDLPHSKSDPKDKGFNRATLGQTESLGPVEGEKPRGGFQVRIRGRSWNRGNYQGNSSHGTNTTANVAVQPKNEDWDPEYTPKSRKYYLHDDREREAECKWLDNRGRGRGSFSRGRARFIIRKATGGPNTNSPKWAHDKFHINREQDNAQEEEIEPDHKERQIDRTNT; encoded by the exons ATGCAAAAACACACTTG CTCTAGGTCTCGGACACGGTCAAGATCTCATTCTCCATCTCATAACCGGGAGAAGAAATATCCGAGGGGATACCAGAACACTCGCGAGTTCCGGGGCTACCACCGCGGCTTCCGGAGGCCGTACAACTTCAGGGGCCGAGGGCGGGGCTACTTTCAACGTGGACGCTACCAGCGTGGTGGTGGGGGTGGTGgctataacaataacaacaacaacaactacttCCGCCCCAACTGGAAGAATTACAAGCAGTACcctcaacaacagcagcagcaaaaccATTCACGAGGACGCTCCCACAACTTCCAGCAGCGCTCAGGAAGCCCCACTCGTGGTCACTCTCACCACTCTGACCGATCCTCGTCGCCATTATCCAGACACTCgcagcattcttcctcttcctcacacTCCTCCTCTCCCAAATGCAGGCCAGCCTTGTTGCTGACGAACCAAAACTCCAAAGATGTGAAAGAGGAGCTCTCGGCCTCCAAGGAGATCCaaaagggaggagggggagataCGGAGCCAGTGGAGCTTGTCGGAGTGTTGGCAGGAGATGCTAAAGAAGGCGCAGGAAGTGGGAAAACTGAGGGGAACTGGCAGGGCCTAACAGACTGCAGCAGCAGTCCAAAGAGAACGAGTCCTTTGGCAAGTGCTGCTGTTAGTGTTGGCCACAACAGCCAAACTACGAACCAGTCTAGTCCTTCCCCTAAAGTCACAAATGACATCAGCAATGGCGCCCCCTCCTGGAAGATGGTGTCTAGTTCATCCAAAACAAAAAAGCCCTCACATGAAGGTCTAAATCCAATGCTTTCCAGCTTTGACTTCTTCTCCAATGAGGAATACCTGGATGGAGATAAAACAGCAATCTCCATTGCCTTCAGACA GTTTTTGGAGGAGCAAAATAAGAAATCTAAAGCTTGGGGAAATGGCAAGAACACAGAAGCAAATGATGTGGATATGGAACAAGGGAAAGCGAATGGCAAAGCATCCGCAAACATCCCTGACTCggcgtcaagaaagcacaaagAGGACAATGATGGTGAGGTGTCTCTGAACAGCTTTTTGAAAGCTTCTCCTTTTCTGTCTGCGGacggggaggaagaggaggagttgATAATCAGGCCTCATTCAAAGTCACTTCACAAAGACTGGCGCAATGGGGACGAGTCCTCTAAGCTAAAGATCAAGGTATCTCACTCAGCCCGGGAACTGTTTGATGAATGCTTTGGCAAATGGCAGAATGTGGCCCATTCACAGGTAGCTAACAGTGACGTTGACGCCATGGCAGAGGACATATATTTCAGTCGAAAGCGGGATAAAGCGGCGGCGATTTCTGCTGCCCTCGCCAAGAGGGAGTTGGCAGGAAAATTTGAGGACCTGTCCCCAGACGTGGGTGGTAAAGCCAGGAAGATGGCAAAATCTCCCTCCATCCCATCTCCTACACCCCCACCATGGAGGAACTCTGACAAAGAGCTCAGGGGAGAGGACTCACCTTTCATGACCTCCAGAAAACAGGAAGCAAAATTAAATGTCAGAATGGATTTCCTTGGAGATAGCCTGATGAG cTCTTCTGATATTTTAGCTGAGGAGCGACAGTTGTCTCAGGATCTTGTGCAGTCCTCAAAAAAGGATCAGGAATTTCGCTCCATCTTTCAACATGTTCAGGCTGCTCCGTTACAGAGGAGTCCCTCTGAGCTGTTTGCTCAACACATTGTCACCATCGTTCACCACATTAAAG CTCAGCACTTTCCATCCTCTGAAATGACTCTAAACGAGCGATTCACCATGTACCAAAGACGAGCTGCAGAGAAGGAAATGATGAAAACCAGAAAAAGCCCAGAAATACACAG GAGAATTGATGTTTCACCAAGAGCTTTTAAGAAACACTCTCAACTTTTTGAGGCGATGAAAAGCTCAGAAGATGGCACTTACAAG GACGGCGGGGAAAAACTGAAAGGTGACCCGATGGACCTTCGTTTGGATATTGAGCGCCGTAAAAAATATTCCATCCATGACAGTGGTTACAATCAGGATCGGGGACAAGATGTGGGAGATTCCCCAGATTCTAGTAGAGAGAGATCTGTGGAAAAGTCCTCTAAATGCCGCGAGACATCAAA GAAAAGTAAGAAGAAGCGCTCTCGCTCAAGTTCGTCCTCATCTTCCTCGTCCTCTAAGTCCCAAAAAGAAGATTTGCCCCACAGCAAGTCTGACCCCAAAGATAAAGGCTTTAACAGGGCCACACTGGGTCAAACAGAGTCACTAGGACCAGTTGAAGGAGAAAAGCCACGTGGAGGATTT CAAGTCCGTATTCGTGGAAGGAGCTGGAACAGAGGCAATTATCAGGGAAATTCTTCACATGGTACCAACACCACGGCAAATGTGGCTGTACAGCCAAAAAATGAAGACTGGGACCCAGAGTACACTCCCAAGAGCAGGAAATATTACTTG CACGATGACAGAGAACGGGAGGCGGAGTGCAAGTGGTTGGACAACCGAGGGCGAGGACGGGGAAGCTTCTCACGTGGAAGGGCACGATTCATCATCCGCAAAGCCACTGGGGGCCCCAACACCAATAGCCCCAAATGGGCCCATGACAAGTTCCACATCAACAGGGAGCAAGATAATGCACAGGAAGAGGAGATAGAACCGGACCATAAAGAAAGACAAATCGACAGAACGAATACTTGA